A single region of the Silene latifolia isolate original U9 population chromosome 8, ASM4854445v1, whole genome shotgun sequence genome encodes:
- the LOC141596182 gene encoding protein GRAVITROPIC IN THE LIGHT 1-like codes for MDCMKPPSSESTRSKFSKKFSKCIDPQTPSRFVPTQTKLKTLSEELNIKIKDIRSSDPKLTKQKSRKNLANSDERQQQQQHCYNNNNVVKEALVAKLFASVSSIKAAYAELQSAQFPYNGEAIKSADEDLVSELMVLSELKQKYVCKHLDLPPPHVAQLLAEIQEQQSNIKTYEITMKQMEWKMEQKDAQIASLSRKFEDVTRGNKSLEKRLNSSGALFPLRNNITLLELNQCHFSRVLHHFLRSLRHFIKHLVREMESKNWDMDLAAKAIQPNVVFAKSKHKIYAFESYVAQIMIDGFNHHNFFLPDEVKLGFNSNNNNNKQQFFFDSFIKMQSLTTIQVFTQSPKCPFARFCKGKYLKVVHPKMECSIFGNLEQRKVISSGAFPETEFFSLFAEMARRVWLLHCLAFSFDPPAVAFQVKRGCRFSEVYMESVVGEEEVFTGDESVMAAFTVVPGFKVGKTVIQSLVYTSPVKK; via the coding sequence ATGGATTGCATGAAACCACCTTCATCTGAATCCACAAGAAGCAAATTTTCCAAGAAATTTTCCAAATGTATTGATCCTCAAACACCTTCAAGATTTGTTCCTACACAAACAAAACTCAAAACTCTTTCTGAAGAACTTAATATCAAAATCAAAGATATAAGATCCTCAGACcctaaattaactaaacaaaaatCGCGTAAAAATCTTGCAAATTCAGACgaaaggcaacaacaacaacaacattgttataataacaacaatgttGTTAAAGAAGCTCTTGTTGCGAAACTATTTGCAAGTGTTTCGTCAATAAAAGCCGCTTATGCTGAGCTACAAAGTGCTCAATTTCCTTACAATGGCGAAGCGATAAAATCCGCCGATGAAGATTTGGTTAGTGAGTTGATGGTGCTTTCTGAACTAAAACAAAAGTATGTATGTAAACATTTGGATCTTCCACCACCACATGTTGCACAATTGTTAGCTGAAATACAAGAGCAACAAAGTAATATAAAAACATATGAAATTACTATGAAACAAATGGAATGGAAAATGGAACAAAAAGACGCGCAAATCGCGTCTTTAAGTCGGAAATTTGAGGATGTTACACGTGGAAATAAGTCTCTTGAAAAAAGACTTAATTCTAGTGGCGCATTATTCCCACTTAGGAATAATATTACGCTACTAGAATTAAATCAATGTCATTTTAGTAGGGTTCTTCATCATTTTTTACGGTCGTtgaggcatttcatcaaacacttgGTGCGCGAAATGGAATCGAAAAATTGGGATATGGATTTAGCAGCGAAAGCGATACAACCAAATGTTGTTTTTGCTAAATCTAAGCATAAGATTTATGCGTTTGAATCATATGTTGCTCAAATTATGATTGATGGGTTTAATCATCATAATTTTTTTCTTCCAGATGaagttaaattagggtttaatagtaacaataataacaataaacaacAATTTTTCTTTGATAGTTTTATAAAAATGCAATCTTTGACAACAATTCAAGTTTTTACACAATCCCCAAAATGCCCTTTTGCTAGATTTTGCAAAGGGAAGTATTTGAAGGTTGTTCATCCAAAGATGGAGTGTTCAATTTTTGGGAATTTGGAGCAAAGGAAGGTTATAAGTTCAGGGGCATTTCCGGAAACTGAATTTTTCTCGCTTTTCGCCGAAATGGCGAGGAGGGTTTGGTTATTGCATTGTTTAGCTTTTAGTTTTGATCCGCCGGCCGTGGCGTTTCAGGTTAAAAGAGGGTGTCGATTTTCCGAGGTTTATATGGAGAGTGTCGTCGGAGAGGAGGAGGTTTTCACTGGTGACGAATCGGTTATGGCCGCGTTCACGGTCGTTCCCGGGTTTAAGGTCGGTAAGACGGTAATTCAAAGTCTTGTTTATACGTCTCCGGTTAAGAAATGA
- the LOC141596183 gene encoding uncharacterized protein LOC141596183 — MGGGFRVLHLVRPFLSFLPEVQSADRKVPFREKVIYTVISLFVFLVCSQLPLYGIHSTTGADPFYWMRVILASNRGTVMELGITPIVTSGLVMQLLAGSKIIEVDNNVREDRALLNGAQKLLGILIAVGEAVAYVLSGMYGSVGQLGVGNAILIILQLCFAGIIVICLDELLQKGYGLGSGISLFIATNICENIIWKAFSPTTINAGRGAEFEGAVIALFHLLITRNDKVRALREAFYRQNLPNVTNLLATVLIFLIVIYFQGFRVVLPVRSKNARGQQGSYPIKLFYTSNMPIILQSALVSNLYFISQLLYRKYSTNFFVSLLGKWKESEYGGQSIPVGGLAYYVTAPASLADMAAHPFHALFYIVFMLSACALFSKTWIEVSGSSAKDVAKQLKEQGMVMPGHRDSNLQKELNRYIPTAAAFGGMCIGALTVLADFMGAIGSGTGILLAVTIIYQYFETFEKERASELGFLGL, encoded by the exons ATGGGAGGCGGATTTAGAGTGTTGCACTTGGTCAGGCCGTTCCTTTCGTTTCTTCCCGAGGTTCAAAGTGCTGACAGGAAAGTACCCTTCAGAGAAAAGGTCATCTACACAGTTATCTCGTTGTTCGTCTTTTTAGTATGCAGTCAGCTTCCACTTTATGGAATTCACTCCACAACGGGTGCTGATCCTTTCTACTGGATGCGTGTCATCCTTGCTTCCAACCGAGGAACTGTCATGGAGCTTGGTATCACTCCCATTGTCACGTCTGGGCTGGTGATGCAGCTCTTGGCTGGGTCTAAGATTATTGAAGTTGACAACAATGTCAGAGAGGACCGTGCACTTTT GAATGGTGCACAGAAGTTGTTGGGAATTCTTATTGCTGTTGGTGAGGCAGTAGCATATGTTCTTTCTGGGATGTATGGAAGTGTTGGTCAGCTTGGTGTAGGCAATGCAATTCTTATCATTCTTCAACTTTGCTTTGCTGGAATTATCGTGATTTGTCTTGATGAACTTCTTCAGAAAGGATATGGTCTTGGTTCGGGAATCTCACTCTTCATTGCAACCAACATCTG TGAAAACATCATCTGGAAGGCATTCAGTCCAACCACTATCAATGCTGGCCGTGGAGCCGAGTTTGAGGGTGCTGTCATTGCTTTGTTCCACCTGCTAATTACCAGGAATGACAAAGTTCGAGCTCTTCGAGAGGCATTTTACCGGCAAAACCTTCCAAACGTGACCAATTTGCTTGCCACAGTTTTGATCTTCCTGATTGTCATCTACTTCCAAGGATTCCGTGTTGTCTTGCCTGTTAGATCAAAGAATGCTCGTGGTCAACAGGGTTCATATCCCATCAAGTTATTTTACACTTCCAACATGCCCATCATTCTTCAATCTGCCCTTGTGTCCAACCTTTACTTCATCTCACAG TTGCTATACAGGAAATACAGCACAAACTTCTTTGTTAGTTTGTTGGGCAAATGGAAGGAATCTGAGTATGGCGGTCAATCAATCCCAGTTGGCGGTCTTGCTTACTATGTGACCGCACCAGCCAG TTTGGCGGACATGGCGGCTCACCCCTTTCATGCTCTATTCTACATAGTTTTCATGCTCTCAGCCTGTGCCCTGTTTTCAAAGACATGGATTGAGGTTTCTGGATCATCGGCTAAGGATGTTGCTAAGCAACTCAAG GAACAAGGCATGGTAATGCCCGGTCACCGTGATTCAAACTTACAGAAGGAACTAAACCGCTACATACCAACAGCAGCTGCCTTCGGAGGAATGTGCATTGGTGCACTGACAGTTTTAGCAGATTTCATGGGAGCTATCGGCTCAGGTACCGGTATTCTGCTTGCAGTAACCATCATCTATCAGTACTTCGAGACTTTCGAGAAGGAGAGAGCCAGCGAACTTGGCTTCCTAGGCCTTTAA
- the LOC141596184 gene encoding ER lumen protein-retaining receptor A yields MNIFRLAGDLTHLISILVLLLKIYATKSCSGISLKTQELFALVFLTRYLDLFTDYISLYNSVMKIVFIVSSLAIVWCMRMHPVIRRSYDKVQDTFRHYFLVLGCFVLAFLVHEKFTFQEVFWAFSIYLEAVAILPQLVLLQRSGNVDNLTAQYVLFLGAYRGLYIVNWIYRYFTEPHFGRWIACISGLVQTGLYADFFYYYFISWKNNTKLQLPA; encoded by the exons ATGAATATATTCAGATTAGCTGGTGATCTCACTCATTTAATCAGTATTCTCGTCTTACTCCTCAAAATCTACGCCACTAAATCTTGCTCAG GTATCTCTCTGAAGACGCAAGAGCTGTTTGCTTTGGTATTTTTGACACGCTATCTGGATCTCTTTACCGATTATATCTCTCTTTATAACTCTGTAATGAAGATCGTGTTTATTGTGAGCTCATTGGCAATTGTCTGGTGTATGAGGATGCACCCTGTTATTAGGCGTTCCTATGACAAAGTGCAGGATACATTTCGCCACTACTTCCTTGTTCTTGGGTGCTTTGTTTTAGCCTTTCTAGTCCATGAGAAGTTCACCTTCCAGGAG GTTTTTTGGGCATTTTCCATCTATCTGGAAGCTGTTGCTATTCTTCCTCAACTTGTTCTTCTGCAAAGAAGTGGGAATGTTGACAATTTGACAGCTCAATATGTTCTCTTCCTCGG GGCATATAGGGGATTATATATTGTCAATTGGATTTACCGCTATTTTACAGAACCCCATTTCGGTCGATGGATAG cttgcatttctGGTCTTGTTCAGACTGGTCTCTATGCAGATTTCTTTTACTATTACTTTATCAG CTGGAAGAACAACACAAAGCTTCAGTTGCCAGCTTGA